The genome window GGATAATAGTAAAACATTAGTCCTATTAGAAAGCCAGCGTATTGCAAATATACCGTTATCAAATCTTGCAACTCAAACACATGATATAGCAACTATCAGTGCCGATTTGGCTCAAGCTGTGATTGAGAAATTCCCTGAAAACGGTAATAACTATCGTGTTTGGTCGAAAAATACCTTAGCAAATAGTAAACACTATGCGAATTTCCATAAAGGTTACGAAAGTGATAGTTTCCGCACTCAATTAGGAATTAGCGGCTTAATCAATGAACGTACTCAGGTGGGTTGGATCCTAAACGATATGCGTAGCGATAACGATTTTGCCGATAATGCGAAAAGCGAAAATAAATTCTTAATGAGTTCTATTTTTATGAAATATCAAACACCGACCGGAAACTTTGTCGCGATTGACGTTGGATTAGGCCGTATTAAAAATGAGCTTAAAACAAATGGCGAAGAAATTGACTTACGCCGTAAGGTATGGCAAGCCGGCTTAACATTCGGTAAAGAGCTTAAATGGAAGCAAATTGAAATCACACCTAAAGCAGGTATCCGTTATAGCCATTTAGAATCCGCAAATTACCAGCTTAATGGTAATCAAATACAAGAGGAAGCGGTCGGATTTGTTAGTTATCTTGTAGGATTGGATGCAGGTTATCGTTTTAACCTAGCAGAACATTACAGCCTAAAACCTTTTGTATCCTTAGAGCATTGGTGGAATAAAGGTAATAGCGATGTAAAAGTGAACGGTTATAACTTCAATTTTAACGCAAGTAACCAATACCACTACCTCGGTGGTCTTGAGTTTGCCTATAAAAACTTTAAACTCAAAGCATCTGCTGGAATCACTAATGGCTCACAAATGGCGAAGCAAAATCTAGCAAGATTACATTTAAGCTACGATTTTTAATCTAACTTCTTCTCCTAAAACGAAACGGATATTCATCCTACTGAATATCCGTTTTTTATCTCTACAAGCGGTTTATTTCTCTACTTTTTTACCCATAATTTATCCCCTACCGCGACCAGCATCGCACCGATAACAACAATAAATGCACCAATATAACTCATTAAATTCATATCAGGATTAGCAAATGTATTTGGGAAAAAATAATGTCCGATAAAAGCAAAAATCATCGTAAAAACCGGAATCATTGTCGTTACAACGCTGACTTTTGACGTATCCCAATGATTTAGTGCTTCTCCATAAGCACCATAACCAATTAACGTATTACAACAGCAATAAATAAAACAAATTAACGGAAAACCGCTTAGTTGTGTTAATTGACTCGGTGTTGAAAGCGGTGCAAGTAACAAACCACAACCGATATAAATAATCATTAAGACTTGTTGTGAGCTTAACTTTCTGAGTAATAATTTCTGTGCAATACCATATATAACCCAAATTGTACTGGCTCCTGACCCAAGTAAAATGCCTAAAGCATAACTATCAAATTGTAAGATTTCATCAAAATGATCATTAAAGAATGCAATCAAGCCAATAACTAACAGTATAAAGCCGACTTTTTGGAACAATTTTAACTGTTCTTTAAAGAATAAAATTCCACATAGAATCATTGTAAAAGGAGCTAATTGCCATAAAACCTGGTCGGTAGTCGGTGAAATATAATTAAGTGCATCAGCAAATAATACAAAATTAGTGGATAAACCGATAACGCCTAAACATACCCATCCCCAATCTTTTAAACTCAATTTCGCTAATTTTGGCAAACGACGAGTGAGAAATAAAACCAACATTAATACAATAGCGGCAACTACAAAACGGCTCCATACCAATGTTTGTGCATCGACATATTTTAATACTTGCTGTGCCATCATCGGTAATGATCCCCATGTCGCCGTTGCAAGTAATGCTAAAGAAAATCCAAGTAGAGGTCTTCGTGTCATCATTTATCCTTTATCTTTTATCTTTTACGTAATTGATTACGATAAAACAATTTATGACCGACAGCGGAAATCATCGCTCCGGAAACGACAGTAATCGCACCAATATAACTTAAACCGTTCAGATCCGGTGCTTCAAATAATTCTGGCGAAAGAGAGTGACTTAATGCAGTAAGCATAATGGTTAGAATCGGGATTTGAGTCATCATTAAACTTACTTTAGACACTTCCCAACGATTTAATGCCTCGGCATAACAGCCGTAGGCAATCACCGTATTAATACCACAAAAGCCTAACCAGCCCCAAGCGGCTAAATCTAATTTAGCTAATTCTCCCATATGTGCAAAAGGCGTAAATACCAAAGTACAACCAAAATAAATCAGTAACAAAATTTGTTGTGAACTAAAATTCGCCAACATTATTTTCTGTGACAAACTATAACCAATCCAAATTAGGCTGGCACAAATGCCCAATAATACACCATACGCATAGCTATTCATTGCCGCCAAATCAGCAAAACGGTTATTAAAAAACATCACCAAGCCAATAACAACCAGAACGAAACCGATTTTTTGATGAATACCGATCGTTTCTTTAAACAACACAACACCGAGTGCAATCATTACAAATGAAGAAAGTGGACTAATAACCTGGCTGGTTGCCGCCGGAATATAATTTAAGGCAAGATTAAATAGAAAGAAGTTACAAGATAATCCAATGACCCCCACCAACCATAACCAACGATATTGGCGAAAGAAAGCGGTCAAATTCGGTAGTTTTTTTGCAAAAGCGAGTATGGCGAAAACGCCGAGAGTTGCGACTAAGAATCTAAACCAAACAATCGTTTGAGAATCTAGTGATTTTAAGACTTGTTTAATCGCAAGCGGTAGCATTCCCCACATCAAAATGGCTATTAAAGAAAATAAAAAGCCAAGTAAGGGTTGTTGTTTCATAGATTTTTATGAGCTTGAAAAAAGGTAACAAAAAACCCCACATTCGTGGGGTTTTATTTCAAATCTTTATTGAAATGAATTACTCAGCAACGATGCTTACGTATTTGCGATTTTTCTCGCCTTTCACTTCAAATTTAACTTTACCGTCAGCAGTTGCGAATAAAGTGTGGTCTTTACCCATACCAACATTGCTACCAGCGTGGAATTTAGTACCACGTTGACGAACGATGATGCTACCTGCTAATACAGATTCGCCACCAAAACGTTTAACACCAAGGCGTTTAGCTTCAGAATCACGACCGTTACGAGTTGAACCACCAGCTTTTTTAGTTGCCATCTACTTGATCTCCTCTGAAATTATGCTTGAATCCCAGTGATTTTCACTTCTGTGAACCACTGACGATGACCTTGTTGTTTACGGCTGTGTTTACGACGACGGAACTTAACGATTTTAACTTTATCGCCACGACCTTGTGCTACAACTTCAGCCACTACTTTTGCACCAGCAACTACTGGTGCACCAATTTTAACATCTTCACCGTTAACGACCATTAACACTGAGTCAAATTCAACTTTCTCACCAGTTGCAATTTCAAGTTTCTCTAAACGAACTACTTGACCTTCGCTTACTCGGTGTTGTTTGCCGCCACTTTGGAAAACTGCGTACATATTTACTCCGCTAATTTGTGCCAATCGCTTCTGCTTAGGCACTCTTAAATTCATATAAAATAGGTGGTCAATTCTACGCAAAAACAAGCTAAAGAGCAAGAATGTTTTGCAGAAAAATTAAAAAATTTCCGGGTTATTTTCTCTTTAAATCACTTTTTCGGAAAAAAGCACAAAATAAGCGACAATCTATTTTTGAATTGCAACTAAATCGGCAATCATTTCAAGATGCTTTCTGTTTTTACGAGCTACCACCCTCGTGATTTTTGGATGTTTGGTATTATAACAAAAAAGCGGTCAAATTCTGCAAATTTTTGCAAAAAATGACCGCTTCCCGTTTTTAATTGCTAAAAGGCTTATTTGTTAGCATTTACACGTTTATTATCTAATGCAAATGCACCCGGACCAACAAATACTAATAAGAAGAATACAACAGAATATAATAATGCTAATTCGCCTTTGTTTACTAACGGTAGAGCAATATCTGCTTGCTGTTGCATGCATAAAGAAATAAGCGTATGCCATCATACCTGAGAGTAAAAATGCCACAGGACGAGTGAATAGGCCTAAAATTAATAGAATACCGCCACCGATTTCTAAGATACCGCCGATACCATACATTGACATTAACGGCACTGAACCGTTACCGCCGGTCATTGACACCGGAAATTCAAAGAATTTTGCCGTACCGTGTAATAAGAACATATATCTTGCTACAATGCGTAACAATGCTAATGCGTATGGAGTAAATTTCGCTAAGTTAGAGTTCATTTTGCTTTCCTTAAAAAATTAAATTGAATCATCAAGATTTGATAGGTTTATTCTATACTAATCATTTTTTGAAATAAATAGCATATTTATAAATAAACTATTTCATTTAAGTAAATAATATCTTACTCAATCTAAAAAGCGGTTATTTTTGCAACAAATTTTACAAAATAACCGCTTGTATTAAAGTAATGAGAAGAGAATATTGCGACTAGAATTTAGCAATAAAATCCGCATAGCTGTCGATAAAACCTTTTAACGTACCTAATACTGCTTCAGATACAATTTCACCTTGTTCATTTAGCACGCCGTTAAATACACCACCTACGTTTGCCGCAAATGGAGCAACCGGCATATTAATAAAACTGCCTGAAGCCACTACACGTAATTGATCTGCCGCACGCACGCCACCAGACATACCTGTCGCAACTGATACGATACCTGCCGGCTTACCAATCCATAAACTTTGTCCCATCGGGCGTGAACCTACGTCAATCGCATTTTTCATCATTGCTGACATTCCACCATTGTGTTCAGGCGTTACAAATAAGAAGCCGTCAGCTTGTGCGATTTCTGCACGGAAACGGTTATATTCTGCCGGACTATTTTCATCTAAGTCACGATCATATAACGGAAGATCGGCAATATTAACGAAATTTAACTGGATATTTGCTGGTGCGATAGTTTTTAAATGATTCGCAACCACTTGGCTGATTGATGTTTTACTGCCGCTACCTACTAATACTGCAATTTGTTTTGTCATAAAAGTCATATCCTTACATATAAAAAAAGAATGAATAAAAGTTTCGAATGTTATTCTACTCTTATTCATTCCGCTGACTAGATAGTAAATAATGAATAAACTATTTACTTTTAAGAAATAATGACTAGATTAATTCAAAGATTAACCCTGTTTTAGTGATTGCATATCGATCACAAAGCGATACTTCACATCCGATTTCAGCATACGCTCATAAGCCTGATTAATATTTTGAATATCAATCATTTCCACATCAGAGGTAATACCGTGTTGGCCACAGAAATCCAACATTTCTTGCGTTTCTTTAATGCCGCCGATTAATGAACCTGCCACAGAACGTCGTCCCATAATAAGTGGAACGGTGCTAATGCTTGGCTCTAAATCGCCGACTAAGCCGACAAGTACAATCGTACCATTTAATGTTAGTGTATTAATATACGGTTTCAAATCGTGTTGATAAGGTACGGTATCAATGATGACATCAAAAGTATTTGCTACCTGAGCCATTTGTGCTTCATCGGTTGAGATAACCACTTTGTGTGCGCCTAAACGGAATGCATCTGCTTCTTTACCGGCACTACGACTAAATAAAGTGACATCTGCCCCTAACGCATTAGCTAATTTCAATGCCATATGACCTAAACCGCCTAAACCGACAACTGCAACTTTTGTGCCTTTACCAACATTCCAGTGACGCAACGGCGACCAAGTCGTAATACCGGCACACAATAACGGTGCGACCGCTTTCGTATCAAGTGTTTCCGGTACGCTTAAGACGAATTTTTCAGTGACCACGATTTTCTCGCTATATCCACCGAATGTTGTCATACCGTCTTTCGGATCAACTGCGCCATAAGTATCAATACGACCGTTCTCGCAATATTGCTCTAAGCCGTGACGGCAAGGTTCACAATGTTGGCAAGAATCCACCATACAGCCGACACCGACAAGATCGCCCACTTTAAATTTTGTCACATCTTTACCGACTTTGCTTACTCGACCAACAATTTCATGCCCCGGTACGATCGGATAAGTCGAGAATCCCCAGTCATTTTTTGCCATATGTAAGTCCGAGTGGCAAACTCCACAATATAGGATGTCAATCTCCACATCATCTTGGCGAATATCACGGCGTTCAATAATGTGTTTAACTAATGGTGTTTTCGGATCTAATGCCGCAAAACTTTTTACTTGAAATGTCATTTTTGCTTTCCTTTGTGATGAGTTAGAACTTGTAAATTATAGAAAAAATCTGACCGCTCAATTATTAATGAAATCAGAATTAACAATTATTAAAATGAGAATAAAGCGATACTATGTTTCCCCCAAAAAGGCTTTTAATGCTGGTATAAGTGCTTGAGCGTCCTGAATCCCCAAGTTATACATCGCTTTTAATTTATTCGGATCTTTTTCTAAACGGCTAATTGCCAAAGATTGTGATGGACGGATCACAAAAATTTGCTGTTGCTCATTCAGTTTAATTACTTGTTCCACAGATTGATTATATTCAGCATAACGGTTCTGCCAACGCTCGATTAATTTAGGGTATTGACGATAAAACCACTTAAATATTGCGCTAGAACTCGGTTTTTTACGGTAATCTAACGGGCGAGTTAAAACTACAATAATCTTGTTATAGCCTAACTCAATACATTTTTGCAGCGGAATACTGTCAGCAATTCCTCCATCCAGATATTTTTTACCGTCAATTTCCACCATTTTCGAGACCATCGGCATTGCTGAGGTTGCTCGAAACGCTTCCATTTGAGCGAAAGCATCGGTAATTTTTACATATTCCGCTTCCCCGGTTTCTACATTGGTTAGCGTTACCCAAAAATCACATTGTGACTGTGTAAAAGTAGTCTGATCAAAAGGATCAAGCGTAAACGGTAATTCATAAAAGGCAAAATCACGATTCACAATATTACCGGTGGTCAATAAGCTATGCGGCCCCATATAACGTTTATCGCTCAAATACTTGAGGTTATAACGCAATACCCGTCCTTTTTGTTTGGAAGGATAATTAATGCCGAACAATGCCCCTGCCGATACGGTTACTGCTCCGTCAATCTGAATTTGCTCGTCTAAAAAGACATCTAATACTCCGGCGGTAAACATTCCTCGCATTGCTCCACCCTCTAATACTAATCCTACTTTCATCTCAATCTGCTCTTTTATTTAGTTAAATCTATATCATCATATCATTCATAAGGAGAAAGATGAGCTGATCCCATCGTTAAATGTACTGTTCGTACCTCTTCTCCAACCCCATTATTTAAGCGGTTATATTCAAATAAAAACGTGCAAATAATCCTATAAAATTAACCGCTTCTGCCAATTCCTTTTTGAAGCTCATCAGATTTAAGGTAGAATTATAGCCAAATCTTCACATTTGATATGAGAACGCAATGACAACCTTATTAACACTCGAACAAATTCAAGCACTAGCTAAACAAGATATGCAAGCGGTAGATGCGGAAATTCTTGCCCAACTGAACTCAGAAGTTATTCTAATCAATCAGTTAGGTCACTATATTATTGCCGGTGGCGGAAAGCGTATTCGCCCGTTAATTGCCGTGCTTGCCGCTAACGCATTAGGTTATACCGGTAACAAACACGTTACCTGTGCCGCTTTTATCGAATTTGTGCATACCGCAACCTTATTACACGATGATGTGGTTGATGAGTCGGATATGCGTCGAGGTCGTGCAACGGCGAATGCAACGTTTGGCAATGCGGCAAGCGTATTAGTCGGCGATTTTATTTATACGCGTTCATTCCAAATGATGACCAGTGTTGATTCGCTTGAAGTATTAAAAGTGATGTCTCTCGCCACTAATGCACTTGCTGAAGGCGAAGTGCAACAATTAATGAATGTGAATGACCCGAATACTACCGAAGCAAATTATATGCGTGTTATCTACAATAAAACCGCACGCTTATTTGAAGCGGCGACACAATGTGTTGCGATTGTGGCAGGGGTAGAAAAATCGGTTGAAACAGCGTTGAAAGATTACGGGTGCTACCTCGGTACCGCATTCCAATTAATTGATGATATTTTAGATTACTCAGCAAAAGCGGAAAGTTTCGGCAAAAATGTCGGTGATGATTTCGTTGAAGGTAAACCGACTTTACCATTGTTACATGCTATGCACGTTGCTCAAGCGAAGGGTAATCAAGTGCAGGTGGATATGATTCGTTCTGCGATTGAAAACGGCGGAGAACGTGAACAAATTCCAGCCGTATTAGAAATTATGGCGGAACACCAATCACTTGAGTATGCAATGACTCGTGCTAAACAAGAAGCACAGAAAGCGGTTGATGCACTTACAGTTTTACCGGAAAGCGAATACAAACAAGCATTGATTTCTCTTGCTTATTTATCGGTCGACCGTTCGTATTAATAAGCGGTCAAATTTTTAGAATTTTTTACAATTTTTATGACAGAACAAAACCAACAACCTTTAGAACATAAACAGGCGTTACAACAGAAAAAAAAGCTAACACGTAAAGGCAAAGATCCGAACGCACCTTTTGTGCGTGAAAAATTAACGCTTCCGGGCGGACATAACAAATTATTACTGCACTCTTGCTGTGCGCCTTGTTCCGGTGAAGTGATGGAAGCAATCCACGCATCAGGTATCGAATTTACTATCTATTTCTACAATCCGAACATTCATCCGATGAAAGAATATCTGATTCGTAAAGAGGAAAATATTCGCTTTGCCGAGAAATGGGGCATTCCGTTTATTGATTTCGATGATGATTACGAGAATGATCGCCGTGAATGGTTTAAAAAAGCGGAAGGAATGGAATGGGAACCGGAGCGTGGTATTCGTTGTACGATGTGCTTTGATATGCGTTTCGAAAAAGCGGCGGAATACGCACACAATAACGGCTTCCCGGTTTATACCAGCTGTTTAGGTATTTCTCGTTGGAAAGATATGAACCAAATCAACGATTGCGGACATCGTGCGGCAAAATTTGATGATGTGGTTTATTGGGATTACAACTGGCGTAAAAATGGCGGCTCGCAACGTATGATCGAAATCAGTAAACGTGAACGTTTCTACCAGCAAGAATACTGCGGTTGTGTATATTCTTTACGCGATTCGAATAAATGGCGTTTAGAAACCGGTCGTCAGCGTATTGAAATCGGTAAGCTCTATTATTCACCGGATTAACACTATTATAACGGATGCACAAAGTGCGTCTTAAATACCAAATTTACAAATAAGAGGAAAAAATATGTCAAATTTTGCAATGGTATTTCCAGGTCAAGGCTCACAAGCGGTCGGAATGTTAGCGGATCTTGCAACTGCATACCCAATTGTTGAAGAAACCTTTAAACAAGCTTCTGATGTTTTAGGTTACGATCTTTGGGATTTAGTCCAAAACGGTACCGCAGAAGATTTAGGTCAAACACAACGTACACAACCGGCGCTTTTAGCATCATCGGTTGCGATCTATCGTGTGTGGCAACAAAAATACCCTGAATTAAAACCATCTGTAATGGCAGGTCATAGCTTAGGCGAATACTCAGCATTAGTTTGTGCAGGCGTATTAAATTTCCAAGACGCAATCAAATTAGTAGAATTACGCGGTAATGCAATGCAACAAGCTGTACCGGCGGGTACAGGAGCAATGTATGCGATTATCGGCTTAGATAACGAAGCGATTATTAATGCTTGTGAACAAGCTCAAGCGGAAGTCGGCGAAATCGTTTCAGCAGTAAACTTCAACAGCCCGGGACAAGTGGTTATTGCCGGTACAAAAGCGTACGCAGAAAAAGCGGGTGAATTATGTAAAGCGGCAGGTGCAAAACGTGCATTACCATTAGCGGTAAGCGTACCTTCTCACTGTGCATTAATGAAACCGGTCGCGGATAAATTAGCCGAAGCATTACAAAATATCACGTTAAACGCACCGGTTGTACCAGTTATTAATAATGTTGATGTTAGTGTAGAGACAGATGCTGAAGCAATCCACAACGCATTAGTTCGCCAACTTTACAACCCGGTTCGTTGGACTGAGACGGTAGAAAAAATGGCAAACGAAGGTGTTGCAACTCTTTATGAAATCGGCCCGGGTAAAGTATTAACCGGTTTAGCAGGTCGTATCGTGAAAGAGTTAAATGCCAAAGCAGTCAATGACGTGGCTTCATTAGAAGGCTACGCACAGTAATATATAACGGACGCCAAGCATGGCGTCCCTACAATAAATAGGAGCAAGTCAAAAATGCAAGGTAAAATCGCATTAGTAACGGGTGCAACTCGTGGTATTGGTAAAGCTATCGCAGAAGAATTAGGCGCAAAAGGCGCAACCGTAATTGGTACGGCAACATCGGAAAAAGGTGCGGAAAGCATTTCTGCATACTTAGGCGAACACGGCAAAGGTTTAGTTTTAAACGTAACGGATGCAGCTTCTATCGAAGCCGTTTTAGCTCAAATTAAAGCGGATTTCGGTGATGTTGATATTTTAGTAAACAATGCGGGTATCACTCGTGACGGTTTATTGATGCGTATGAAAGAAGACGATTGGTTCGACATTATTCAAACCAACTTAACTTCTGTTTACCGCTTATCTAAAGCAGTTTTACGTCCAATGATGAAAAAAGGCGGACGTATCATTACTATTGGTTCAGTTGTCGGCTCAATGGGTAACCCGGGTCAAACCAACTACTGCGCGGCAAAAGCTGGTTTAGTCGGTTTTTCTAAATCATTAGCAAAAGAAGTGGCTTCTCGTGGCATTACGGTAAACGTGGTTGCTCCAGGCTTTATCGCAACCGATATGACAGACGAATTAAACGAAGATCAAAAACAAGCGATCTTAAGTCAAATCCCAGCAGGTCAATTAGGCTCAGCACAAGATATTGCGAAAGCAGTCGCATTCTTAGCAAGTGATGATGCAAAATACATTACTGGCGAAACTATCCACGTAAACGGTGGTTTATATATGAACTAACCGAAATAAGCGGTCTGTTTTTAACCGAACTTTGCAAGCAACAAAGTTCGGTTTTTTTATTTTCTGAGCAGAAATCATGATAGAACCAACTCTCATTAGTAAACTTCATTGAATTATTAACTAAATAATGATATGTATAGCAACAAGCAGTTAAGGTTTATAAATTTCTTGTAAATTTGGCTGTTTCTTTACCGAGCTGTTTAGGTAATCTATGTTCCTCGCTGTTGCGAGGTTTATTTTTTATATTTAACTATTATTGTGTGTTTCATTATGTCTAAAAATACTTTCGTGGTCGGCTTTATGCTGTTTGCCATTTTCTTTGGTGCGGGTAATTTAATTTTTCCGCCAAAATTAGGATTTGAAAGCGGTGCGGATTTCTGGACTGCGACAATCGGATTTGTGGTTACCGGTGTAGGTCTACCGTTACTCGGTATTATTGTAAGTGCCTCTTATAAAGGCGGTTATAAAGCGACTTTACATCGTATCCACCCATGGTTTTCACTGCTCTTTTTAGTCGCGATTTACTTAACTATCGGGCCTTTCTTTGCTATTCCTCGTACTGCGGCTACTGCTTATGAAATGGCTGTTTTACCGTTTTTAGGCGAACAGACACCGATTTCATTGCTGATTTTCACATCGGTTTATTTTTCATTAGCCATTTGGCTTGGTTTAAATCCATCAAAAATGGTAGAAAGAATCGGCTCAATTCTAACGCCTTTACTGTTAATTTCGATTCTTGCACTTGTCATCAGCGGTATCGTGTTACTTGCTGATAATCCGTCAAGCACTAATGTGATGGAAGCGCCGATTGTAGATGGAATCCTTGCCGGTTATAACACAATGGACGCTTTGGCTTCTGTTGCATTCTCAGTAATCGTAATCAACGCAATTAAAAATAAAGGCTTTACTGACGAAAAAGCCTTGAGCAAACAAACTGCGATGGCAGGCGTCATTGCGGCGGTTTTATTAGCATTAATCTATTTATCTATCGGTTGGATTGGCAATAAATTACCGATTTCTGCGGAACTATTAGCAGATTTAACCGCTAAAAAACAAGATTTAGGTACTTATATTCTAAATGTGGCGGCTCAAGCATTTGGCGATTTCGGTCGTACTGTATTAGGTGTGATCGTTTCGTTAGCTTGCTTAACCACAGCGATCGGTCTGATTGTGTCAGTAAGTGAATATTTTAATGAGATTTTCCCGAAAATTTCTTATAAAACCTATGCCATTATTTGTACCTTAATCGGCTTCGGTTTAGCAAACCAAGGATTAAGTGCGGTAATCAGTAAATCTATCCCCGTATTATTGGTGCTTTATCCGATTGCAATGTCGATAATCTTTTTATTGTTATTAAATTTATTTATTCAATTACCGTTATTAGCATTACGTATTTCACTAATTCTAGTCACGATCGTTTCTATTTTATCAGTCGCAGGTGTCAGCTTAGTTGATAATTTACCGTTAAAAGCCTATTCAATGGAATGGCTACCATTTGCACTCGGCGGTTTAATGATTGGGCTAGTCTGTAACCGCTTTGTTAGCGTAAAATAAAACGATTTGGGCAAGGTTATCCTTGCCCTTTGTTTATCTCAAATCTTTGGAGTCAATATATGCCCGAATTACCAGAAGTGGAAACCAGCTTACGAGGTGTAGAACCTTATCTACACGGCAAAACTATTAAACAGATTATCGTACGAACTAATAAATTACGTTGGGCAATTTCAGATGAATTACAACAAATGCAAGGCGAAAAAATCATTTCTCTCTCTCGCCGTGCCAAATATTTAATCTTACATACGACAAACGGCGATATTCTGATTCACCTAGGAATGTCCGGTTCACTCGGTATTTTACAAGAAAGTCAACAAGTCGCCGGCAAACACGATCACGTTGATCTTATTACTCAAGACGGTACGATACTTCGTTATAACGACCCACGTAAATTCGGTTGTTGGCTATGGATGAAAAATGCAGAACAACACGAGCTGATTACTCGCTTAGGACCGGAACCACTTTCCGAAGCATTTACAACTGAGTATTTATTTACTCGAAGCCGTAACAAAACCGTCGCAGTCAAAAACTTTATTATGAATAACGATATTGTAGTGGGTGTGGGTAATATCTATGCTTGTGAATCGCTATTTATGGCTGGGATTCATCCGGAACTTGCTACGCAAAACCTGACTAAGAAACAATGCGAACGCTTGGCCACAGTAATTAAAGAAGTATTAACTAAAGCGATTATTCAGGGTGGAACAACGCTTAAAGAT of Actinobacillus arthritidis contains these proteins:
- the fabG gene encoding 3-oxoacyl-ACP reductase FabG, translated to MQGKIALVTGATRGIGKAIAEELGAKGATVIGTATSEKGAESISAYLGEHGKGLVLNVTDAASIEAVLAQIKADFGDVDILVNNAGITRDGLLMRMKEDDWFDIIQTNLTSVYRLSKAVLRPMMKKGGRIITIGSVVGSMGNPGQTNYCAAKAGLVGFSKSLAKEVASRGITVNVVAPGFIATDMTDELNEDQKQAILSQIPAGQLGSAQDIAKAVAFLASDDAKYITGETIHVNGGLYMN
- the mutM gene encoding bifunctional DNA-formamidopyrimidine glycosylase/DNA-(apurinic or apyrimidinic site) lyase, coding for MPELPEVETSLRGVEPYLHGKTIKQIIVRTNKLRWAISDELQQMQGEKIISLSRRAKYLILHTTNGDILIHLGMSGSLGILQESQQVAGKHDHVDLITQDGTILRYNDPRKFGCWLWMKNAEQHELITRLGPEPLSEAFTTEYLFTRSRNKTVAVKNFIMNNDIVVGVGNIYACESLFMAGIHPELATQNLTKKQCERLATVIKEVLTKAIIQGGTTLKDFIQPDGKPGYFAQVLQVYGRKGEACNDCGTMIEAKVIGQRNSYFCPRCQKLPR
- the brnQ gene encoding branched-chain amino acid transport system II carrier protein is translated as MSKNTFVVGFMLFAIFFGAGNLIFPPKLGFESGADFWTATIGFVVTGVGLPLLGIIVSASYKGGYKATLHRIHPWFSLLFLVAIYLTIGPFFAIPRTAATAYEMAVLPFLGEQTPISLLIFTSVYFSLAIWLGLNPSKMVERIGSILTPLLLISILALVISGIVLLADNPSSTNVMEAPIVDGILAGYNTMDALASVAFSVIVINAIKNKGFTDEKALSKQTAMAGVIAAVLLALIYLSIGWIGNKLPISAELLADLTAKKQDLGTYILNVAAQAFGDFGRTVLGVIVSLACLTTAIGLIVSVSEYFNEIFPKISYKTYAIICTLIGFGLANQGLSAVISKSIPVLLVLYPIAMSIIFLLLLNLFIQLPLLALRISLILVTIVSILSVAGVSLVDNLPLKAYSMEWLPFALGGLMIGLVCNRFVSVK
- the fabD gene encoding ACP S-malonyltransferase, translated to MSNFAMVFPGQGSQAVGMLADLATAYPIVEETFKQASDVLGYDLWDLVQNGTAEDLGQTQRTQPALLASSVAIYRVWQQKYPELKPSVMAGHSLGEYSALVCAGVLNFQDAIKLVELRGNAMQQAVPAGTGAMYAIIGLDNEAIINACEQAQAEVGEIVSAVNFNSPGQVVIAGTKAYAEKAGELCKAAGAKRALPLAVSVPSHCALMKPVADKLAEALQNITLNAPVVPVINNVDVSVETDAEAIHNALVRQLYNPVRWTETVEKMANEGVATLYEIGPGKVLTGLAGRIVKELNAKAVNDVASLEGYAQ